The following proteins come from a genomic window of Papilio machaon chromosome 7, ilPapMach1.1, whole genome shotgun sequence:
- the LOC106719492 gene encoding WASH complex subunit 3 — protein sequence MQDILSNQEIEKLDLSKIAALQQKRTLAFVNHFVITTVQFLNTFAKKCEKKLMLFEQKLEKVEAAMILLEARLSSIPEINEPLQTDTNAESLNTSEIKSEDRTDDSKKEVKEIEDKPEDNVSQTTADTVIKPEYERFIKLVQVGVPLQAVKLKISIEGLDPDEFESMLKK from the exons ATGCAAGACATACTTTCCAATCaggaaatagaaaaattagaCCTTTCAAAA ATTGCAGCTTTACAGCAAAAACGAACACTTGCATTCGTGAACCATTTTGTGATAACTACAGTGcagtttttaaatacttttgccAAAAAATGCGAAAAGAAGCTAATGCTGTTTGAACAGAAATTGGAGAAAGTTGAAGCTGCAATGATTTTGTTGGAAGCTCGG CTTTCATCTATTCCAGAAATCAATGAACCTTTGCAAACTGACACAAATGCAGAATCTCTTAATACTTCTGAAATAAAATCTGAAGACCGAACTGATGACTCAAAAAAAGAAGTCAAAGAAATTGAAGATAAACCTGAGGACAATGTCTCGCAGACTACTGCAGATACTGTAATAAAACCTGAGTATGaaaggtttataaaattagtccAGGTTGGTGTACCACTCCAAGCTGTCAAGTTAAAGATTTCTATAGAAGGGCTAGATCCTGATGAATTTGAAAGtatgttgaaaaaataa
- the LOC106719475 gene encoding 60S ribosomal protein L44, which produces MVNVPKQRRTYCKKCKCHKVHKVTQYKKSKERHAAQGRRRYDRKQQGYGGQSKPIFKKKAKTTKKIVLRLECADCKVRSQVALKRCKHFELGGDKKRKGQMIQF; this is translated from the exons ATG GTGAACGTACCAAAACAGCGCAGGACCTACTGCAAAAAATGCAAGTGCCACAAGGTACATAAAGTGACTCAGTACAAAAAGTCCAAAGAAAGGCATGCTGCTCAAGGTAGAAGGCGTTACGACCGTAAACAACAGGGTTATGGTGGTCAGTCCAAACCCATCTTCAAGAAAAAG GCGAAAACCACAAAGAAAATTGTGCTCCGTCTGGAATGTGCAGACTGCAAAGTGAGGTCACAGGTGGCACTGAAGCGCTGCAAACATTTTGAGCTGGGTGGAGACAAGAAGAGGAAGGGACAGATGATCCAGTTCTAG
- the LOC106719446 gene encoding chromatin assembly factor 1 subunit B — protein MKFSIPEISWHNRDPVLSVDIQPKCEENEPLRLATGGTDTHVLIWHISITDNGSIKLEVAADLTRHQKSVNVVRWSPDGKLLASGDDESIIFIWKPKTEESATSTQEQGEEQYKENWVIHKTLRGHVEDVLDLSWSVDSTQIASGSVDNKLLMWDVAKGKYTCLSTDQGFVQGVSWDPKGQFIASASSDRTFRTFDVATKKVISKSSKAILPFPKDHALYDTKVRLYHDDTLQTYYRRLEFSPDGLFVAVPAGRIEPEQGKMDVKPINAVYIYTRYSLKVPACVLPCGEPALAVRWSPVRYKPRVSGPQPAFPTPGRLVLAVATKRSVLLYDTQQKTPIALISNIHYTRLTDLTWSSDGRVLVASSTDGFCSVITFTEDELGEPLPHDVEEKLETVKPTNKENKQEENTKQTKISSIKKIDTFIKFKAPDESPKKQKIDKIQQKTPVKVDLLVETAMSSWSDSSNNEIIRPKPNEEPMEVDNKDPEIMVIEDSEDMKLVYEDTLTSNKQTDKKSPQTKAKNVSPKQSDTPTSSNKISESNFLKQAKVTDIKEPVAVKAVPSPKAPRRVSFVTLSSPKNKKTC, from the exons ATGAAGTTTTCAATTCCTGAAATATCATGGCATAATAGGGATCCCGTTCTAAGTGTCGATATCCAACCTAAGTGCGAAGAAAATGAACCACTGAGGCTAGCGACTGGAGGAACAGATACTCATGTTTTA atATGGCATATCTCCATAACAGACAATGGTTCTATCAAATTAGAGGTAGCCGCAGACTTAACACGTCACCAGAAATCAGTAAATGTCGTGAGATGGTCGCCAGATGGAAAACTTCTTGCATCAGGTGATGATGAatccattatatttatttggaagCCAAAAACTGAAGAGTCAGCCACTTCAACACAAGAACAAGGTGAAGAACAATATAAGGAAAATTGGGTCATTCATAAA ACACTGCGAGGACATGTGGAGGATGTTCTGGATTTAAGTTGGAGTGTTGACTCGACTCAAATCGCCTCCGGCTCAGTTGACAACAAGCTTCTCATGTGGGATGTTGCAAAAGGCAAATACACATGCCTTTCTACTGACCAGGGATTCGTACAAGGTGTCTCATGGGACCCCAAAGGACAGTTTATTGCTTCTGCTAGTAGTGATAG AACTTTTCGTACATTTGATGTAGCGACTAAGAAAGTCATATCTAAAAGTAGTAAAGCAATATTACCATTTCCAAAAGACCATGCCTTATATGACACGAAAGTCCGTCTGTACCATGATGATACTCTCCAAACATATTACCGGAGGCTGGAGTTCAGTCCAGATGGACTCTTTGTAGCAGTACCGGCGGGTCGCATTGAGCCAGAGCAAGGCAAGATGGATGTAAAGCCTATTAATGCTGTTTATATCTATACTAGATACTCATTAAAAGT GCCGGCCTGTGTACTGCCATGTGGTGAGCCAGCGCTGGCAGTGCGGTGGTCTCCAGTGCGTTACAAGCCACGAGTCTCCGGACCGCAGCCCGCATTCCCTACACCCGGCCGCCTCGTGCTAGCTGTAGCCACCAAGCGCTCCGTGCTGCTGTATGATACACAGCAGAAGACACCCATTGCACTTATATCTAACATACATTATACAAG acTGACAGACTTGACGTGGTCGTCAGATGGACGCGTGTTGGTTGCCTCCAGCACTGACGGCTTCTGTTCCGTCATCACCTTCACTGAGGATGAGCTCGGGGAGCCACTACCTCATGATGTTGAAGAAAAACTTG AAACAGTAAAACCAaccaacaaagaaaataaacaggaagaaaatacaaaacaaacaaaaatatctagtataaaaaaaatagatacatTCATAAAGTTCAAAGCTCCCGATGAATCACCTAAGAAGCAGAAAATCgacaaaatacaacaaaaaacacCTGTTAAAGTTGATCTTCTTGTAGAAACAGCTATGTCTTCTTGGTCAGATAGTTCCAATAATGAGATTATAAGACCTAAACCCAACGAAGAACCAATGGAAGTAGACAACAAAGACCCAGAAATAATGGTTATCGAGGACTCAGAAGATATGAAACTGGTCTACGAAGACACGCTGACATCAAACAAGCAGACTGATAAAAAATCACCACAAACGAAAGCCAAAAATGTTTCACCAAAACAAAGTGATACTCCGAcaagttcaaataaaataagtgagAGCAACTTTCTTAAACAAGCAaag gtGACGGATATAAAAGAGCCAGTGGCAGTGAAAGCTGTACCAAGTCCCAAAGCCCCGCGCAGAGTCAGTTTTGTGACACTGTCCAGTCCCAAGAATAAAAAgacttgttaa
- the LOC106719474 gene encoding peroxiredoxin-5, mitochondrial, whose product MFRTTTSISRGVSAFVKRTSCALHTSTITMAPVKVGDKLPSVDLFEDSPANKVNICDLTAGKKVVLFAVPGAFTPGCSKTHLPGYVENADKMKADGVGEIVCVSVNDPYVMAAWGAQHNTKGKIRMLADPSGNFIKALDLGTNLPPLGGFRSKRFSMVIEDSKVQELNVEPDGTGLSCSLADKLKYKK is encoded by the exons ATGTTTCGCACGACCACTTCGATTTCCCGCGGTGTTTCAGCATTCGTGAAGCGAACCTCTTGCGCGTTACACACATCCACGATAACTATGGCTCCTGTAAAG GTTGGTGATAAATTGCCATCTGTGGATCTATTTGAAGACTCGCCGgcaaacaaagtaaatatttgcGACTTGACCGCTGGCAAAAAGGTGGTTCTGTTCGCGGTACCGGGAGCATTCACCCCCGGTTGCTCTAAGACGCATTTACCCGGTTACGTCGAGAATGCCGATAAAATGAAGGCTGATGGTGTCGGGGAAATAGTTTGCGTTTCTGTTAATGATCCCTACGTAATGGCTGCCTGGGGGGCACAGCACAACACCAAGGGAAag aTCCGCATGCTGGCTGACCCTAGTGGAAACTTCATTAAAGCCCTGGACCTGGGCACCAATCTACCACCGCTTGGTGGTTTCCGCTCTAAGCGTTTCTCCATGGTAATTGAGGACAGTAAAGTCCAAGAGTTGAATGTGGAGCCAGATGGCACTGGTCTGTCATGCTCCCTCGCCGacaaacttaaatataagaagtaa